In the Bombus pyrosoma isolate SC7728 linkage group LG15, ASM1482585v1, whole genome shotgun sequence genome, one interval contains:
- the LOC122575388 gene encoding WD repeat-containing protein 44 isoform X1, with product MSGSSDSEEFFDAEDDTFHHNARKSKQRDSISIEIQSKDGSESTKKMDDDVFVKPAQPKPIVEPKEHVTIECIVNKDKNEEDGKDSSTDKSVGRRRFRELRQRMQTEDDDIPINSSPPDSQTSSIEGVYPTPSKTTHPFRIIEHDTLSLQSMTSLGRVGRILAGVGDSASITPAPNVTQCPTSATLTRESQMSSIASIPSKDEDTASGKVSQSSSILTLSGDILQESSVNSRSNYNSHLQNDKTVMLQEPDVIASTKNNGKSNEDITMAGIPVAPPRRKKKSKVQTPSDLAPSTTELALSASPLPSPASTIESITREFEHSLDIRSATKGQYVVKPQDEDRSKAEGPSTEELERLEKMKAELMSLRSSDKSSSSPLGSMSNNSIGRYSLGPHKLSGLSPQGSKERRKSAGDQDMVQQLNMFVRTRTDSGKRLTDMEILEQVTVLNLDTGERVPLSIAEDKLPQCINPLSLHIMRLTSEYISNSSLEKEKESDEESVDSKMSSIPPDEDVSVGRVRKKTQKLKRFLGSTVKKTMDKAKSIAQEVSHARHKEDVMDIVDEVYPGEQQYIKLKASNSHKGPYEFSCLQHVQDLSGEHVGPVWCMKFSVCGRLLATAGQDRVLRIWVLRDAFTYFQDMRTKYNAEKVSPTPSQESLVSQQSMEDPNVVASAFSEIEGTKSPFMPKPFCTYTGHTSDLLDVSWSKNYFILSSSMDKTVRLWHISRKECLCCFQHIDFVTAIVFHPRDDRYFLSGSLDGKLRLWNIPDKKVAVWNEVDGQTKLITAANFCQNGKFAVVGSYDGRCIFYNTDQLKYHTQIHVRSTRGKNSTGRKISGIEPMPGEDKILVTSNDSRIRLYDLRDLNLSCKYKGYVNVSSQIKASFSPDGQYIVSGSENQCIYIWKTHHDYSKFSSVRRDRNDFWEGIKAHNAVVTCAVFAPNPDSIIKQIEEREHWEGKEDAKNLGSSTVDVPPVDPVVEQRTKGCGGHVLVSADFNGYIKVFLNKTKPKHSSLPASALA from the exons ATGTCTGGAAGCAGCGATTCTGAAGAATTTTTCGATGCAGAGGATGATACTTTTCATCACAATGCACG AAAAAGCAAACAACGTGATTCTATCAGCATTGAAATACAAAGTAAGGATGGATCAGAATCCACTAAAAAAATGGATGATGATGTTTTTGTGAAACCTGCTCAACCTAAACCAATTGTAGAACCAAAGGAACATGTAACAATAGAATGTATAGtcaataaagataaaaat GAAGAAGACGGAAAGGATTCCAGTACAGATAAGAGCGTAGGCAGGAGAAGATTTCGTGAACTTAGACAACGTATGCAAACAGAGGATGATGATATTCCAATTAACAGTTCTCCTCCAGATAGTCAAACATCGTCTATTGAGGGTGTTTATCCCACTCCTTCAAAAACAACTCATCCATTCAGGATTATAGAACATGATACTCTTAGTTTACAAAGCATGACATCTTTAGGACGAGTGGGTCGAATTTTAGCTGGAGTCGGGGACAGTGCATCTATTACACCTGCACCAAATGTAACCCAGTGTCCCACTTCTGCCACCCTTACCCGTGAAAGCCAGATGTCCTCCATTGCTAGTATTCCAAGCAAAGACGAGGACACAGCATCTGGTAAGGTGTCCCAGTCCTCCAGCATCCTTACGTTATCAGGGGATATCCTTCAGGAATCCTCTGTTAACAGTAGATCCAATTACAATTCTCACTTGCAAAATGACAAGACTGTTATGCTTCAAGAGCCGGATGTCATCGCTAGTACAAAGAATAATGGAAAGTCAAACGAAGACATTACAATGGCTGGGATACCTGTTGCACCACCAAGACGTAAAAAAAAGTCAAAAGTTCAAACACCTTCTGATCTTGCa CCTTCCACGACAGAATTGGCATTATCTGCTTCGCCGTTACCAAGCCCAGCAAGCACTATCGAATCTATTACCAGAGAATTTGAACATTCTCTTGATATTCGATCTGCAACGAAGGGACAATATGTTGTTAAACCACAA GATGAAGATAGATCGAAAGCCGAAGGTCCATCGACCGAAGAGTTGGAAAGattggaaaaaatgaaagctGAATTAATGAGTCTGAGATCAAGTGACAAATCTAGTAGTAGTCCACTGGGATCCATGTCCAATAATAGTATTGGCCGTTATTCATTAGGTCCTCATAAACTATCGGGCTTAAGTCCTCAAGGTTcgaaagaaagacgaaaatCGGCAGGTGATCAAGATATGGTTCAACAGTTAAATATGTTTGTAAGAACAAGAACAGATTCTGGAAAACGACTAACCGATATG gaaattttgGAACAAGTGACTGTTCTAAACTTAGATACTGGAGAAAGAGTACCATTAAGTATAGCAGAAGATAAATTGCCACAGTGTATTAATCCTTTGTCACTTCATATTATGAGACTTACTTCAGAATATATAAGTAATTCTAGtctagaaaaggaaaaagaaagtgaCGAGGAAAGTGTTGATAGTAAAATGTCTAGTATACCACCAGATGAAGATGTATCTGTTGGTAGAGTTCGGAAAAAAACGCAGAAGTTAAAACGATTTTTAGGATCTACCGTGAAGAAAACAATGGATAAAGCAAAATCTATTGCACAAGAAGTATCGCATGCAAGACATAAAGAAGATGTTATGGATATAGTAGATGAAGTATATCCTGGTGAACAGCaatatataaaactgaaaGCTTCTAATAGCCATAAAGGACCATATGAATTTAGTTGTTTACAGCATGTTCAAGATTTGAGTGGCGAGCACGTGGGCCCTGTTTGgtgtatgaaattttcagtttGCGGACGATTACTCGCTACTGCAGGTCAAGATCGAGTTTTAAGAATTTGGGTTTTACGGGATGCTTTTACGTATTTTCAAGATATGCGAACTAAATACAATGCTGAAAAAGTTAGTCCAACTCCTTCCCAAGAATCTTTGGTTTCGCAACAGTCTATGGAAGATCCTAATGTCGTGGCTAGTGCCTTTAGTGAAATAGAAGGGACGAAAAGTCCCTTTATGCCAAAGCCATTTTGCACTTATACTGGACATACTTCGGATTTGCTCGACGTTTCATggtctaaaaattattttatcttatcatCGTCAATGGATAAAACTGTGCGACTTTGGCATATATCACGAAAGGAATGCTTATGTTGTTTTCAGCACATCGATTTTGTTACAGCAATAGTATTCCATCCTCGCGATGATCGTTATTTTCTCTCAGGATCTTTAGACGGAAAACTTCGATTATGGAATATTCCAGATAAAAAGGTAGCTGTGTGGAACGAAGTCGATGGTCAAACTAAATTGATTACTGCAGCAAACTTCTGTCAAAATGGGAAATTCGCAGTGGTCGGTTCTTACGATGGCcgatgtatattttacaacacCGATCAGCTGAAATATCACACGCAAATACACGTTCGATCAACGAGAGGTAAAAATTCAACGGGAAGGAAGATTAGTGGTATCGAACCAATGCCGggagaagataaaattttagttaCTTCAAACGATAGCCGAATACGCTTGTATGACTTGCGAGATTTGAATTTATCATGCAAATACAAAGGTTATGTTAACGTCAGTAGTCAAATTAAAGCAAGCTTTAGTCCTGATGGACAATATATAGTTAGTGGTTCGGAAAAtcaatgcatttatatttggAAAACTCATCAtgattattcgaaattttcaagcGTACGTAGAGATCGAAATGATTTTTGGGAAGGTATAAAAGCTCATAACGCTGTGGTGACATGCGCAGTATTTGCACCAAATCCAGAtagtattattaaacaaattgaagAAAGAGAGCACTGGGAAGGTAAAGAAGATGCGAAAAATCTGGGTAGTTCCACCGTAGATGTTCCTCCCGTCGATCCTGTGGTCGAGCAGCGTACTAAAGGCTGTGGCGGTCATGTTCTTGTGAGTGCGGATTTCAATGGCTATATAAAGGTTTTTCTAAATAAGACAAAACCTAAGCACAGTTCCCTACCAGCATCTGCTCTCGCGTAA
- the LOC122575388 gene encoding WD repeat-containing protein 44 isoform X2, whose amino-acid sequence MSGSSDSEEFFDAEDDTFHHNARKSKQRDSISIEIQSKDGSESTKKMDDDVFVKPAQPKPIVEPKEHVTIECIVNKDKNEEDGKDSSTDKSVGRRRFRELRQRMQTEDDDIPINSSPPDSQTSSIEGVYPTPSKTTHPFRIIEHDTLSLQSMTSLGRVGRILAGVGDSASITPAPNVTQCPTSATLTRESQMSSIASIPSKDEDTASEPDVIASTKNNGKSNEDITMAGIPVAPPRRKKKSKVQTPSDLAPSTTELALSASPLPSPASTIESITREFEHSLDIRSATKGQYVVKPQDEDRSKAEGPSTEELERLEKMKAELMSLRSSDKSSSSPLGSMSNNSIGRYSLGPHKLSGLSPQGSKERRKSAGDQDMVQQLNMFVRTRTDSGKRLTDMEILEQVTVLNLDTGERVPLSIAEDKLPQCINPLSLHIMRLTSEYISNSSLEKEKESDEESVDSKMSSIPPDEDVSVGRVRKKTQKLKRFLGSTVKKTMDKAKSIAQEVSHARHKEDVMDIVDEVYPGEQQYIKLKASNSHKGPYEFSCLQHVQDLSGEHVGPVWCMKFSVCGRLLATAGQDRVLRIWVLRDAFTYFQDMRTKYNAEKVSPTPSQESLVSQQSMEDPNVVASAFSEIEGTKSPFMPKPFCTYTGHTSDLLDVSWSKNYFILSSSMDKTVRLWHISRKECLCCFQHIDFVTAIVFHPRDDRYFLSGSLDGKLRLWNIPDKKVAVWNEVDGQTKLITAANFCQNGKFAVVGSYDGRCIFYNTDQLKYHTQIHVRSTRGKNSTGRKISGIEPMPGEDKILVTSNDSRIRLYDLRDLNLSCKYKGYVNVSSQIKASFSPDGQYIVSGSENQCIYIWKTHHDYSKFSSVRRDRNDFWEGIKAHNAVVTCAVFAPNPDSIIKQIEEREHWEGKEDAKNLGSSTVDVPPVDPVVEQRTKGCGGHVLVSADFNGYIKVFLNKTKPKHSSLPASALA is encoded by the exons ATGTCTGGAAGCAGCGATTCTGAAGAATTTTTCGATGCAGAGGATGATACTTTTCATCACAATGCACG AAAAAGCAAACAACGTGATTCTATCAGCATTGAAATACAAAGTAAGGATGGATCAGAATCCACTAAAAAAATGGATGATGATGTTTTTGTGAAACCTGCTCAACCTAAACCAATTGTAGAACCAAAGGAACATGTAACAATAGAATGTATAGtcaataaagataaaaat GAAGAAGACGGAAAGGATTCCAGTACAGATAAGAGCGTAGGCAGGAGAAGATTTCGTGAACTTAGACAACGTATGCAAACAGAGGATGATGATATTCCAATTAACAGTTCTCCTCCAGATAGTCAAACATCGTCTATTGAGGGTGTTTATCCCACTCCTTCAAAAACAACTCATCCATTCAGGATTATAGAACATGATACTCTTAGTTTACAAAGCATGACATCTTTAGGACGAGTGGGTCGAATTTTAGCTGGAGTCGGGGACAGTGCATCTATTACACCTGCACCAAATGTAACCCAGTGTCCCACTTCTGCCACCCTTACCCGTGAAAGCCAGATGTCCTCCATTGCTAGTATTCCAAGCAAAGACGAGGACACAGCATCTG AGCCGGATGTCATCGCTAGTACAAAGAATAATGGAAAGTCAAACGAAGACATTACAATGGCTGGGATACCTGTTGCACCACCAAGACGTAAAAAAAAGTCAAAAGTTCAAACACCTTCTGATCTTGCa CCTTCCACGACAGAATTGGCATTATCTGCTTCGCCGTTACCAAGCCCAGCAAGCACTATCGAATCTATTACCAGAGAATTTGAACATTCTCTTGATATTCGATCTGCAACGAAGGGACAATATGTTGTTAAACCACAA GATGAAGATAGATCGAAAGCCGAAGGTCCATCGACCGAAGAGTTGGAAAGattggaaaaaatgaaagctGAATTAATGAGTCTGAGATCAAGTGACAAATCTAGTAGTAGTCCACTGGGATCCATGTCCAATAATAGTATTGGCCGTTATTCATTAGGTCCTCATAAACTATCGGGCTTAAGTCCTCAAGGTTcgaaagaaagacgaaaatCGGCAGGTGATCAAGATATGGTTCAACAGTTAAATATGTTTGTAAGAACAAGAACAGATTCTGGAAAACGACTAACCGATATG gaaattttgGAACAAGTGACTGTTCTAAACTTAGATACTGGAGAAAGAGTACCATTAAGTATAGCAGAAGATAAATTGCCACAGTGTATTAATCCTTTGTCACTTCATATTATGAGACTTACTTCAGAATATATAAGTAATTCTAGtctagaaaaggaaaaagaaagtgaCGAGGAAAGTGTTGATAGTAAAATGTCTAGTATACCACCAGATGAAGATGTATCTGTTGGTAGAGTTCGGAAAAAAACGCAGAAGTTAAAACGATTTTTAGGATCTACCGTGAAGAAAACAATGGATAAAGCAAAATCTATTGCACAAGAAGTATCGCATGCAAGACATAAAGAAGATGTTATGGATATAGTAGATGAAGTATATCCTGGTGAACAGCaatatataaaactgaaaGCTTCTAATAGCCATAAAGGACCATATGAATTTAGTTGTTTACAGCATGTTCAAGATTTGAGTGGCGAGCACGTGGGCCCTGTTTGgtgtatgaaattttcagtttGCGGACGATTACTCGCTACTGCAGGTCAAGATCGAGTTTTAAGAATTTGGGTTTTACGGGATGCTTTTACGTATTTTCAAGATATGCGAACTAAATACAATGCTGAAAAAGTTAGTCCAACTCCTTCCCAAGAATCTTTGGTTTCGCAACAGTCTATGGAAGATCCTAATGTCGTGGCTAGTGCCTTTAGTGAAATAGAAGGGACGAAAAGTCCCTTTATGCCAAAGCCATTTTGCACTTATACTGGACATACTTCGGATTTGCTCGACGTTTCATggtctaaaaattattttatcttatcatCGTCAATGGATAAAACTGTGCGACTTTGGCATATATCACGAAAGGAATGCTTATGTTGTTTTCAGCACATCGATTTTGTTACAGCAATAGTATTCCATCCTCGCGATGATCGTTATTTTCTCTCAGGATCTTTAGACGGAAAACTTCGATTATGGAATATTCCAGATAAAAAGGTAGCTGTGTGGAACGAAGTCGATGGTCAAACTAAATTGATTACTGCAGCAAACTTCTGTCAAAATGGGAAATTCGCAGTGGTCGGTTCTTACGATGGCcgatgtatattttacaacacCGATCAGCTGAAATATCACACGCAAATACACGTTCGATCAACGAGAGGTAAAAATTCAACGGGAAGGAAGATTAGTGGTATCGAACCAATGCCGggagaagataaaattttagttaCTTCAAACGATAGCCGAATACGCTTGTATGACTTGCGAGATTTGAATTTATCATGCAAATACAAAGGTTATGTTAACGTCAGTAGTCAAATTAAAGCAAGCTTTAGTCCTGATGGACAATATATAGTTAGTGGTTCGGAAAAtcaatgcatttatatttggAAAACTCATCAtgattattcgaaattttcaagcGTACGTAGAGATCGAAATGATTTTTGGGAAGGTATAAAAGCTCATAACGCTGTGGTGACATGCGCAGTATTTGCACCAAATCCAGAtagtattattaaacaaattgaagAAAGAGAGCACTGGGAAGGTAAAGAAGATGCGAAAAATCTGGGTAGTTCCACCGTAGATGTTCCTCCCGTCGATCCTGTGGTCGAGCAGCGTACTAAAGGCTGTGGCGGTCATGTTCTTGTGAGTGCGGATTTCAATGGCTATATAAAGGTTTTTCTAAATAAGACAAAACCTAAGCACAGTTCCCTACCAGCATCTGCTCTCGCGTAA
- the LOC122576055 gene encoding uncharacterized protein LOC122576055 translates to MRWRIFILACLLLKGLARTEDVEVVEAIPGEDSRNDNSALNRQDNDINSSDQLALESLGEKDAGGNHYKPGGLRGHPLPLPPSRGGLGLPHPRPHHNVAYHGPPPPLPPSKASSEAIDKIYTTGSGISTAVGAEPWPAPTPDMPKIISLDVKCEKNLMKVYLGFDKPFYGIVFSKGHYSNVNCVHLPAGLGRTSVNFEISIHACGTAGNTENGLYGYGAESGSGTYFENIIVVQYDPQVQEVWDQARKLRCTWHDLYEKSVTFRPFPVDMLDVVRADFAGDNVGCWMQIQVGKGPWASEVSGLVKIGQTMTMVLAIKDDDSKFDMLVRNCMAHDGKRAPIQLVDQRGCITRPKLMSRFTKIKNFGASASVLSYAHFQAFKFPDSMEVHFQCTIQICRYQCPEQCSESPLLLESQGLLENHHPPSSGHPDSGYGLPPPIPLPLEAYLQAAAGRPRDERRRKSREIMPSPQKAVGVNRIIRVVSTGDLTFSIDESNNGESSGSTMIFPVRNENTANAAMICMTTPGFVVTLIVLLAVLLFSCILSTYLCLRLRPFSGKARKAATYYNEEQSTPKKSTRTCFYS, encoded by the exons ATGCGGTGGCGAATCTTCATTTTAGCCTGTCTCCTACTAAAGGGG CTGGCTCGAACGGAGGATGTCGAGGTAGTCGAGGCAATTCCCGGAGAGGACAGTCGTAACGATAATTCAGCCTTGAATCGTCAAGACAACGACATAAATAGCTCGGACCAATTGGCGTTAGAATCGTTAGGCGAGAAGGATGCCGGTGGTAATCATTATAAACCGGGTGGTCTCCGAGGTCATCCCCTCCCTCTCCCGCCAAGTCGAGGTGGACTGGGACTGCCACATCCAAGACCGCACCATAACGTCGCGTATCATGGTCCACCGCCACCCCTGCCGCCATCGAAAGCGTCGTCGGAGGCCATTGACAAGATCTACACAACGGGTAGTGGGATTAGCACAGCTGTAGGCGCAGAACCCTGGCCAGCACCCACGCCAGATATGCCGAAGATCATTTCGTTAGACGTGAAGTGCGAGAAAAATCTAATGAAAGTTTACCTCGGATTTGATAAACCGTTCTACGGTATAGTCTTTAGCAAAGGCCACTACAGTAACGTTAATTGTGTGCACTTACCAGCAGGCTTAGGGCGCACCTCGGTTAACTTCGAGATTAGTATTCACGCGTGTGGCACAGCTGGCAATACAGAGAATGGTTTATACGGGTACGGCGCTGAATCCGGGTCAGGAACGTACTTTGAAAACATTATCGTGGTGCAATACGATCCGCAAGTTCAGGAAGTTTGGGATCAGGCGCGAAAGCTGCGATGCACTTGGCACGACTTGTACGAGAAATCTGTTACGTTCCGTCCGTTTCCAGTCGACATGTTGGACGTGGTGCGCGCCGACTTTGCCGGCGATAACGTTGGTTGCTGGATGCAAATACAGGTCGGGAAGGGTCCATGGGCGTCCGAAGTCTCGGGACTGGTTAAAATTGGTCAGACGATGACGATGGTACTCGCGATAAAAGACGACGATTCGAAATTCGATATGCTCGTGAGAAACTGCATGGCACACGACGGGAAACGAGCGCCGATTCAACTGGTCGATCAGAGAGGTTGCATTACTAGACCGAAGCTTATGTCGCGGTTCACTAAGATTAAGAACTTTGGCGCGTCCGCGTCGGTTCTCTCCTACGCTCATTTCCAAGCGTTCAAATTCCCTGACTCGATGGAAGTGCATTTTCAATGCACCATACAGATATGTCGGTATCAATGTCCAGAGCAGTGCTCCGAATCTCCTTTGTTGCTGGAGTCTCAAGGTCTTTTGGAGAATCATCATCCTCCATCTAGTGGACATCCTGACTCCGGCTACGGTCTTCCGCCCCCTATTCCGCTTCCTTTGGAAGCGTATTTGCAGGCGGCTGCGGGACGTCCTCGAgacgaaagacgaagaaaatccCGAGAAATAATGCCGAGCCCTCAGAAGGCGGTCGGAGTCAATCGTATAATACGAGTTGTTTCTACAGGTGACCTGACGTTTTCCATCGATGAGTCGAACAATGGAGAATCGAGCGGATCGACGATGATCTTCCCTGTACGGAATGAGAACACCGCGAACGCGGCTATGATTTGCATGACTACTCCAGGTTTCGTCGTTACTCTCATAGTACTGCTTGCCGTGTTATTATTCTCGTGTATACTCTCCACCTACCTCTGTCTACGCCTAAGACCGTTCTCAGGAAAAGCTAGGAAGGCTGCGACGTACTATAACGAAGAACAAAGCACGCCTAAAAAGTCAACCAGGACGTGTTTTTACTCATAG